One Tamlana carrageenivorans genomic region harbors:
- a CDS encoding tetratricopeptide repeat protein, with translation MKKILTGLILFMTLFSFSQEEDEAQHLTAKKANDFVYKGNNLAEKEDYISAEMAYREAISEQKASATAAYNLANTYIKSGDFESALFRLEQAAKNASSKSEKHKAFHNIGNVLMENKKCKEAVEAYKNALRNDPSDEETRYNFAVAKACAEEQKQQDDQNDDQNKDDQENQDNKENQDKDNKENKDNKDQEGDNEDDNKDQNKDNEDKKDGEDEKDDQGKPKDEKKDPKNDEKDKGKPQPKPGQLSPQQIKNLLEAMNNQEQEVQEKINAEKQKGVKVKSEKDW, from the coding sequence ATGAAAAAAATACTAACAGGATTAATTCTTTTTATGACTTTATTTTCTTTTTCTCAAGAAGAAGATGAAGCACAACATTTGACTGCAAAAAAAGCAAACGATTTTGTTTACAAGGGTAATAATTTAGCCGAAAAAGAAGATTATATTTCTGCCGAAATGGCTTACCGTGAAGCTATTTCAGAACAAAAGGCATCGGCAACAGCGGCCTATAATTTGGCAAATACCTATATTAAAAGTGGCGATTTTGAGTCCGCTTTATTCCGTCTAGAACAAGCGGCTAAAAATGCCAGTTCTAAATCAGAAAAGCATAAGGCATTTCATAATATAGGCAACGTTTTAATGGAAAATAAAAAGTGTAAAGAAGCTGTTGAGGCTTATAAAAACGCTTTAAGAAATGATCCTTCCGACGAAGAAACACGTTATAATTTTGCAGTGGCTAAGGCTTGCGCCGAGGAGCAAAAACAACAAGATGATCAGAATGATGATCAAAATAAAGACGATCAAGAGAATCAGGATAATAAAGAAAATCAGGACAAGGATAATAAAGAAAACAAAGATAATAAAGATCAAGAGGGCGATAACGAAGACGACAATAAGGATCAGAACAAGGACAACGAAGACAAGAAGGATGGTGAAGATGAAAAGGATGATCAAGGCAAACCTAAAGATGAAAAAAAAGATCCTAAAAATGATGAAAAGGATAAAGGGAAGCCCCAGCCTAAGCCTGGACAATTATCACCTCAGCAAATTAAGAATTTGCTTGAAGCGATGAATAATCAAGAACAAGAAGTTCAAGAAAAAATTAATGCTGAAAAACAAAAAGGTGTTAAGGTAAAATCTGAAAAAGATTGGTAA
- a CDS encoding VWA domain-containing protein produces the protein MYQLEEKIWFWVLGIIPVIILLFLVLQFWRYKAQSKFANKEALKRLSPNRSVFKGVLKVVVLCLAFASLTMALVNPKVGTKLETVKREGVDIVFAVDVSKSMLAEDIAPNRLEKSKQLVTQIINNLASDRVGIIAYAGKAFPQLPITTDYASAKMFLQGMNTDMLSSQGTAINEAIKLSKTYFDNAEQTNRVLIIISDGEDHSEGAAAVAEEASDEGIRIFTIGVGDVKGGPIPVKRNGVVLNYKKDSQGETVITKLNEDTLKAIAEAANGVYLNGRNTNEVVENIRELLNAMDKTEFEAKQFADFKDQFQWFLGLGIFFILLDIFLLERKTSWLKKLNLFNENL, from the coding sequence ATGTATCAATTAGAAGAAAAAATATGGTTTTGGGTTTTGGGAATTATTCCAGTAATTATCCTACTCTTTTTGGTGCTTCAATTCTGGCGCTATAAGGCGCAAAGTAAGTTTGCCAATAAAGAGGCCTTAAAACGATTAAGTCCGAATCGTTCGGTGTTTAAGGGCGTGTTAAAAGTTGTTGTTTTATGTTTAGCCTTTGCTAGTTTAACCATGGCTTTGGTAAATCCGAAAGTTGGAACCAAACTGGAAACCGTAAAACGTGAAGGGGTTGATATCGTTTTTGCTGTCGATGTCTCAAAAAGTATGTTGGCCGAAGATATTGCGCCAAACCGTTTGGAGAAATCAAAACAGTTAGTCACCCAAATTATTAACAATCTAGCCAGCGATCGTGTTGGTATTATCGCTTATGCGGGAAAAGCATTTCCGCAGTTGCCAATTACTACCGATTATGCTTCTGCAAAAATGTTTTTACAAGGCATGAATACCGATATGCTTTCGTCTCAAGGAACGGCCATTAATGAAGCGATTAAGTTATCTAAAACCTATTTTGATAATGCCGAGCAAACCAACCGTGTGTTGATTATTATTTCCGATGGTGAAGACCATAGTGAAGGAGCTGCCGCAGTTGCCGAAGAAGCTAGCGATGAAGGTATTCGCATTTTTACCATTGGTGTGGGAGATGTTAAAGGTGGACCCATTCCAGTGAAACGTAATGGTGTGGTGTTAAATTATAAAAAAGACAGCCAAGGAGAAACAGTTATCACCAAACTTAATGAAGATACCCTCAAGGCTATTGCCGAGGCTGCTAATGGTGTTTATCTTAACGGAAGGAACACCAATGAGGTGGTTGAAAATATTAGAGAGCTTCTAAATGCGATGGATAAAACGGAGTTTGAAGCCAAGCAATTTGCCGATTTTAAAGATCAGTTTCAGTGGTTTTTGGGTCTAGGAATCTTTTTTATCCTACTTGATATTTTCTTGTTGGAACGAAAAACATCTTGGTTGAAAAAATTGAATTTATTTAATGAAAACCTTTAA
- a CDS encoding vWA domain-containing protein: MFEGVEFLNKEFFWLLLLLPLAILWYVLKNNKQTAELKISSLKGFKMTHSWLPKLKHLMFVLRLLALALLITALARPRSVDVSSRTKTTRGIDIVMAIDVSGSMLAKDLKPNRLEALKEVAADFIKGRPNDRIGLVEYAGESYTKTPITSDKAIVLRSLESIKYNNIIEGGTAIGMGLATAVNRLKDSKAKSKVIILLTDGVNNSGFIEPTIASELAVEYGIKTYTIGLGTNGMALSPVAVLPNGNFQYGRVQVEIDEALLKDIAKVTGGKYFRATDNEKLEAIYDEINKLEKTDVEEFKYYNYQEMYRPLVILAGLLLLIELLLRFTVFRSFV; the protein is encoded by the coding sequence ATGTTTGAAGGTGTAGAGTTTTTAAATAAAGAGTTTTTTTGGTTACTGCTGTTACTGCCTTTAGCCATTTTGTGGTATGTTTTAAAAAATAACAAGCAAACGGCAGAGTTAAAAATATCTAGCTTAAAAGGGTTTAAAATGACCCACTCGTGGTTGCCTAAATTAAAGCATTTGATGTTTGTCCTGCGATTATTGGCGTTAGCACTCCTTATTACCGCTTTGGCCAGACCGCGATCGGTAGATGTGTCGTCTCGAACCAAAACCACCCGAGGTATAGATATTGTAATGGCTATAGATGTGTCGGGGTCTATGCTGGCAAAAGACTTAAAACCTAATCGCTTAGAGGCCTTAAAAGAAGTGGCAGCTGATTTTATTAAGGGCCGTCCTAACGATAGAATCGGACTCGTAGAATACGCTGGGGAGAGTTACACAAAAACACCAATTACAAGCGATAAAGCCATTGTTTTACGTTCTTTAGAAAGTATAAAATATAACAATATTATTGAAGGAGGTACGGCTATAGGCATGGGTTTAGCAACAGCGGTAAACCGATTAAAAGATAGTAAAGCTAAAAGTAAAGTCATTATTTTGTTAACCGATGGCGTTAATAATTCAGGGTTTATAGAACCAACCATTGCTAGTGAATTGGCTGTGGAATACGGAATTAAAACCTATACCATAGGGTTGGGAACAAACGGGATGGCGCTGTCGCCTGTAGCGGTGCTGCCAAATGGTAATTTTCAATACGGAAGGGTACAAGTTGAAATCGATGAGGCCCTCCTAAAAGACATTGCTAAGGTTACTGGTGGGAAATATTTTAGAGCTACCGATAATGAAAAATTAGAAGCCATTTATGATGAAATTAATAAGCTTGAAAAAACCGATGTCGAAGAGTTTAAGTATTATAATTACCAAGAAATGTATCGGCCTTTAGTGATTTTAGCGGGTTTATTGCTGCTTATAGAGTTGCTTTTACGTTTCACGGTGTTTAGGAGTTTTGTGTAG